One window of Bos indicus isolate NIAB-ARS_2022 breed Sahiwal x Tharparkar chromosome 18, NIAB-ARS_B.indTharparkar_mat_pri_1.0, whole genome shotgun sequence genomic DNA carries:
- the PEG3 gene encoding paternally-expressed gene 3 protein isoform X4: protein MYEPEDDNSSDTHSEGGMSRRAAESPPPRPALPCCSDRERDRDWDQDWERDRERGRARERERRRGRSRDMESRDRWPSVRSPRSRFHQRDLALPLAERAKEREHRRRDSLLDLDARSEEAVLYQDMVALTEDRKPQNPIQDNMENYRKLLSLGVQLAEDDGHSHMTQGHSARSKRSAYPSTSRGLKTAPETKKSAHRRGICEAESSHGVIMEKFIKDVARSSRSGRARESSERPHRLSRRAGGDWKEASFSRREAGASERGPEGGAFGGGGFSCGSDLVSKKRALERKRRYHFDAEGQGPVHDPRGGARKRPFECGGEARRAAKAAGASSLSAPPAAPSQPLDFGAMPYVCDECGRSFAVISEFVEHQIVHTRESLYEYGESFIHSAAVSEAQSRPEGARRSEGAQAAGLAEHRGGQAQEHLRGSGDEEQDEPFLPSPTFSELQKMYGKDKFYECKVCKETFLHSSALIEHQKIHSHEDREKERSTGAVRRTPMLGELQRACGKEKRYECKVCGETFHHSAALREHQKTHGRGSPSEGRARAFEETFIPGQSLKRRQKTYSKEKLYDFREGGDAFGRSSDFMEHQKIHSRKSYFDSRGYEKPLLHSMSMPGSQKSHTITRPPEDEDEEKAFTASSSPEDGQEARGYERSAYERAILHSLAAFRPPRGLREDGEPSTYLSGLRDPPQKTPAWESPYAGGRHSFFRSSVFYRASRPAPLDHLAGEGPSGWQRDGEASGPSSDGRQHQKARAKKKNIERKNYDASMMHSLHFGESQTFRPRERFYECLECGEFFVRSSELAEHQKIHNRKKLSGSKNYLRSVLRSLSSTDPQTSYQGQSVQMSYPQEAAQTSYAELAAQTSYAEEPAQTSYAVEPAQTSYAEEPAQTSYTEAPAEASYTEEPAQTSCIEEPAQTSYTNPAAETSYTEEPAQTSYTEAPAEASYTEEPVQTSCIEERAQTSYTDPAAETSYTEEPAQTNYTEEPAEASGIEEPAQTSCIEEPAQTSCIEEPAQTSYTDPAAETSYTEEPAQTNYTEESAEASYTEEPSQTSCIEEPAQTSYTDPAAETSYTEEPAQTSYTKEPAEASYTEEPAQTSCIEEPAQTNYTKESAKASYTEEPAQTSCIEEPAQTSYTDPAAETSYTEEPAQTNYTVESAEASYTEEPSQTSCIEEPAQTSYTDSAADTSYTEEPAQTNCTEEPAQTSYTQEPAQTSCTEEPAQTSCTEEPAQTSCTEEPAQTSCTEEPAQTSCTEEPAQTSYTEEPAQTSYTQEPAQTSYTEEPAQTSYTEEPAQTSYAQEPAQTSYAEEPAQTSYAEEPAQTSYTEEPAQTSYAQEPAQTSYAEEPAQTSYAEEPAQTSYAEEPAQTSYTQEPAQTNYTEEPAEASYTEEPAQTSYAEEPAQTSYPEEPAQTSYAEEPAQTSYAEEPAQTSYPEEPAQTSYAEEPAQTSYAEEPAQTSYPEEPAQTSYAEEPAQTSYAEEPAQTSYSEEPAQTRYTGEPAQIRYAEEPAQTRYAEEPAQTSYAEEPAQTSYSEEPAQTRYAEEPAQTSYSEEPAQTRYAEEPAQTSYSEEPAQTRYAGEPAQTRYAREPAQTRYAEEPPAETSYAELVAQISYAELVTPTSYAELAAETGYFEPPAQTSYTEPAETNYADPAAQVSFDEPPAEASYADLAAEISYAELAAETSYADLAAQISYDEPPAETSYAELAAQISYSEPADQTSYAELAAQTSYSEPLAQTSYAELTSETSYCEQPVLNECKECGECFATVEDLGRHQKIYAREKFHDGKLFGEPVMQDLGLDGSPEEELEEQEEPEEPEDSIYGCKDCGLGFADRADLRDHQKVHGREYLVDSREYTHPAVHMPPVSEYQKDCLGEQLYECPACGESFVHSSFLFEHQKVHEQDQFYGHRRYEPFMQPLIVSPRRPQAPQKSAPAGVGPQCQVCGQDFIHASVLSEHARGHAGEGLPDQGQGGAGAAGPGPAPTEPQQDPGEEQRYECETCGESFPSQADLQEHMRVHEKGEPYDYGAAFVHTSFLTEPPKRDWPFYECKDCGKSFIHSTILTKHQKLHLQEEGAAAAAAATAQEAEANVLVPREVLRIQGSNVEAAEPEVEAAEPEVEAAEPEVEAAEPLGEAEGPEWEAAEPSGEAEQPHAEAEQPDMDADEPDGAGIEDPEERAEEPEGDDDEPDGAGIEDPEEEGEEQEIQVEEPYYDCGECGETFPSGAAYAEHLTAHASLVILEPAGLYGEGAGGPEGGRPDDELFKCDVCGQLFSDRLSLARHQNTHTG from the exons ATGTATGAGCCGGAAG ACGACAACAGCAGCGACACCCACAGCGAAGGCGGCATGAGCCGGAGGGCCGCGGAGTCCCCACCGCCGCGCCCCGCCCTCCCCTGCTGCA GTGACCGGGAGCGAGACCGGGACTGGGACCAGGACTGGGAGCGAGACCGGGAGCGAGGCCGGGCGCGGGAGCGGGAGCGCCGCCGTGGCCGGAGCCGGGACATGGAGTCACGGGACCGCTGGCCGTCCGTCCGGAGCCCCAGGAGCA GGTTTCACCAGCGGGATCTCGCCCTTCCTCTGGCGGAGAGAGCCAAGGAAAGAGAGCACAGACGCAGGGACTCCCTGCTGGATTTGGATGCCAGATCTGAG GAGGCGGTGTTGTACCAGGATATGGTGGCCCTCACTGAGGATCGCAAGCCCCAGAACCCGATTCAGGACAACATGGAGAACTACCGGAAGCTGCTCTCACTGG GGGTTCAGCTTGCCGAGGACGATGGCCACTCACACATGACCCAGGGCCACTCGGCAAGGTCAAAGAGAAGTGCCTACCCGAGCACCAGCAGAG GTCTGAAGACGGCGCCTGAGACCAAGAAGTCAGCCCACCGGCGGGGCATCTGCGAGGCCGAGTCCTCCCATGGGGTGATCATGGAGAAGTTCATCAAGGACGTGGCCCGCAGCTCCAGGTCCGGGCGGGCACGGGAGTCAAGTGAGCGGCCGCACCGGCTCTCCCGGAGGGCGGGCGGCGACTGGAAAGAAGCATCGTTCAGCAGGAGGGAGGCGGGAGCCTCAGAGAGGGGCCCAGAGGGGGGCGCCTTTGGGGGAGGAGGCTTCAGCTGTGGCTCAGACCTGGTTTCCAAAAAGCGTGCTCTGGAGAGAAAAAGGCGCTACCACTTCGACGCGGAAGGGCAGGGCCCAGTGCACGATCCCAGGGGCGGGGCAAGGAAACGGCCCTTCGAGTGCGGAGGCGAGGCCCGCAGGGCCGCCAAGGCGGCGGGTGCCAGCAGCCTGAGCGCTCCGCCCGCGGCCCCGTCGCAGCCGCTCGACTTCGGGGCCATGCCCTATGTGTGCGATGAGTGCGGGAGGTCCTTCGCGGTCATTTCTGAGTTTGTGGAGCACCAGATCGTGCACACCCGGGAGAGCCTGTACGAGTATGGGGAGTCCTTCATCCACAGTGCAGCCGTCAGTGAGGCCCAGAGCAGGCCCGAGGGTGCCAGGCGCTCTGAGGGTGCGCAGGCCGCTGGCCTGGCCGAGCATCGGGGGGGCCAGGCCCAAGAGCACCTCCGGGGCAGTGGGGACGAGGAGCAGGACGAGCCCTTCCTGCCCAGCCCCACCTTCAGTGAGCTTCAGAAGATGTACGGCAAGGACAAGTTCTACGAGTGCAAGGTGTGCAAGGAGACCTTCTTGCACAGCTCGGCCCTGATTGAGCACCAGAAGATCCACAGCCACGAGGACAGGGAGAAAGAGCGTAGTACGGGCGCCGTGAGGCGCACCCCCATGCTCGGAGAGTTGCAGAGGGCCTGCGGGAAGGAGAAACGCTACGAGTGCAAAGTCTGTGGGGAGACCTTCCACCACAGTGCAGCCCTGCGGGAGCACCAGAAGACCCACGGCCGAGGGAGCCCGTCTGAGGGCAGGGCCAGAGCCTTCGAGGAGACCTTCATTCCTGGCCAGTCCCTGAAGAGGCGCCAGAAGACCTACTCTAAAGAGAAGCTCTACGACTTTAGAGAGGGCGGGGATGCCTTTGGGCGGAGCTCAGACTTCATGGAGCACCAGAAAATTCATTCTCGGAAGAGCTACTTCGACAGCCGGGGGTATGAGAAGccgctgctccacagcatgtccATGCCCGGCTCTCAGAAGAGTCACACGATCACCAGGCCGCCCGAGGATGAGGATGAAGAGAAGGCATTCACTGCCAGTAGCAGCCCCGAAGACGGCCAGGAGGCCCGGGGCTACGAGAGGAGCGCCTACGAGAGGGCCATCCTCCACAGCCTGGCTGCCTTCCGGCCTCCCCGTGGCCTCAGGGAGGACGGGGAGCCCTCCACATACCTCTCAGGCCTTCGTGACCCGCCACAGAAGACCCCAGCCTGGGAGAGCCCTTATGCTGGAGGCAGGCACAGCTTTTTCAGGAGCTCAGTCTTCTACCGCGCATCGCGCCCTGCTCCTCTGGACCACCTTGCTGGGGAAGGCCCCAGCGGGTGGCAGAGAGACGGCGAAGCCTCCGGCCCCAGCTCAGATGGCCGCCAGCACCAGAAGGCACGTGCGAAGAAGAAGAACATCGAGCGCAAGAATTACGACGCCTCCATGATGCACTCCCTGCATTTTGGTGAGTCTCAAACATTTCGCCCGAGAGAGAGATTTTACGAATGTCTAGAATGTGGAGAGTTCTTTGTCCGTAGCTCTGAGCTGGCTGAACACCAGAAGATCCACAACAGGAAGAAGCTTTCTGGAAGTAAAAACTACCTACGGTCTGTCCTTCGCAGCCTGTCCTCCACTGACCCTCAGACCAGCTACCAAGGCCAGTCAGTGCAGATGAGTTATCCCCAGGAAGCAGCTCAGACCAGTTATGCTGAGCTAGCAGCTCAGACCAGTTATGCTGAAGAGCCAGCTCAGACCAGTTACGCCGTAGAGCCAGCTCAGACCAGTTACGCCGAAGAACCAGCTCAGACCAGTTACACTGAGGCACCAGCTGAGGCTAGTTATACTGAGGAACCAGCTCAGACCAGTTGTATTGAGGAACCAGCTCAGACCAGTTACACCAACCCAGCAGCTGAGACCAGTTACACTGAAGAACCAGCTCAGACCAGTTACACTGAGGCACCAGCTGAGGCTAGTTATACTGAGGAACCAGTTCAGACCAGTTGTATTGAGGAACGAGCTCAGACCAGTTATACTGACCCAGCAGCTGAGACCAGTTACACTGAAGAACCAGCTCAGACCAATTACACTGAGGAACCAGCTGAGGCCAGTGGTATTGAAGAACCAGCTCAGACCAGTTGTATTGAAGAACCAGCTCAGACCAGTTGTATTGAAGAACCAGCTCAGACCAGTTACACTGACCCAGCAGCTGAGACCAGTTACACTGAAGAACCAGCTCAGACCAATTACACAGAGGAATCAGCTGAGGCCAGTTATACTGAGGAACCATCTCAGACCAGCTGTATTGAAGAACCAGCTCAGACCAGTTACACTGACCCAGCAGCTGAGACCAGTTACACCGAAGAACCAGCTCAGACCAGTTACACCAAGGAGCCAGCTGAGGCCAGTTATACTGAGGAACCAGCTCAGACCAGTTGTATTGAGGAACCAGCTCAGACCAATTACACCAAGGAATCAGCTAAGGCCAGTTATACTGAGGAACCAGCTCAGACCAGTTGTATTGAGGAACCAGCTCAGACCAGTTACACTGACCCAGCAGCTGAGACCAGTTACACTGAAGAACCAGCTCAGACCAATTACACCGTGGAATCCGCTGAAGCCAGTTATACTGAGGAACCATCTCAGACCAGCTGTATTGAAGAACCAGCTCAGACCAGTTACACTGACTCAGCAGCTGATACCAGTTACACCGAAGAACCAGCTCAGACCAATTGCACCGAAGAACCAGCTCAGACCAGTTACACCCAAGAACCAGCTCAGACCAGTTGCACCGAAGAACCAGCTCAGACCAGTTGCACCGAAGAACCAGCTCAGACCAGTTGCACCGAAGAACCAGCTCAGACCAGTTGCACCGAAGAACCAGCTCAGACCAGTTGCACCGAAGAACCAGCTCAGACCAGTTACACCGAAGAACCAGCTCAGACCAGTTACACCCAAGAACCAGCTCAGACCAGTTACACCGAGGAACCAGCTCAGACCAGTTACACCGAAGAACCAGCTCAGACCAGTTACGCCCAAGAACCAGCTCAGACCAGTTACGCCGAGGAACCAGCTCAGACCAGTTACGCCGAAGAACCAGCTCAGACCAGTTACACCGAAGAACCAGCTCAGACCAGTTACGCCCAAGAACCAGCTCAGACCAGTTACGCCGAGGAACCAGCTCAGACCAGTTACGCCGAAGAACCAGCTCAGACCAGTTACGCCGAAGAACCGGCTCAGACCAGTTACACCCAAGAACCGGCTCAGACCAATTACACCGAGGAGCCGGCTGAGGCCAGTTACACCGAGGAACCGGCTCAGACCAGTTACGCCGAGGAACCGGCTCAGACCAGTTATCCCGAGGAACCGGCTCAGACCAGTTACGCCGAGGAACCGGCTCAGACCAGTTACGCCGAGGAACCGGCTCAGACCAGTTATCCTGAGGAACCGGCTCAGACCAGTTACGCCGAGGAACCGGCTCAGACCAGTTACGCCGAGGAACCGGCTCAGACCAGTTATCCTGAGGAACCGGCTCAGACCAGTTATGCCGAGGAACCGGCTCAGACCAGTTATGCTGAGGAACCGGCTCAGACCAGTTATAGTGAGGAACCAGCTCAGACCAGATACACTGGGGAACCAGCTCAGATCAGATATGCGGAAGAACCAGCTCAGACCAGATATGCCGAGGAACCAGCTCAGACCAGTTATGCCGAGGAACCAGCCCAGACCAGTTATTCTGAGGAACCAGCTCAGACCAGATATGCCGAGGAACCAGCCCAGACCAGTTATTCTGAGGAACCAGCTCAGACCAGATATGCCGAGGAACCAGCCCAGACCAGTTATTCTGAGGAACCAGCTCAGACCAGATATGCTGGGGAACCAGCTCAGACCAGATATGCCAGGGAACCAGCTCAGACCAGATATGCTGAGGAACCCCCAGCTGAGACTAGTTATGCTGAACTAGTAGCTCAGATTAGTTATGCTGAACTAGTAACTCCGACTAGTTACGCTGAACTAGCAGCTGAGACCGGTTACTTTGAACCACCAGCTCAGACTAGTTATACTGAACCAGCTGAGACCAATTATGCTGACCCAGCAGCTCAGGTCAGTTTTGATGAACCACCAGCTGAGGCTAGTTATGCTGATCTAGCAGCTGAGATCAGTTATGCTGAACTAGCAGCTGAGACAAGCTATGCTGACCTAGCAGCTCAGATCAGCTATGATGAACCACCAGCTGAGACTAGTTATGCTGAGCTAGCAGCTCAGATCAGTTATTCTGAACCAGCAGATCAGACTAGTTATGCTGAGCTAGCAGCTCAGACCAGTTACTCTGAACCACTAGCTCAGACCAGCTATGCTGAGCTAACAAGTGAGACTAGTTACTGCGAGCAGCCAGTCCTCAATGAATGTAAGGAGTGTGGGGAATGCTTTGCCACCGTTGAAGACCTTGGCAGACATCAGAAGATCTATGCCCGAGAGAAATTCCATGATGGGAAGCTGTTTGGAGAGCCTGTGATGCAGGACCTGGGCCTGGATGGGTCTCCGGAGGAAGAGCTGGAAGAGCAGGAGGAGCCCGAGGAGCCCGAAGACTCCATCTATGGCTGTAAGGACTGTGGGCTGGGCTTCGCTGACCGCGCGGACCTCCGGGACCACCAGAAGGTCCACGGCCGGGAGTACCTGGTGGACAGCCGTGAGTACACGCACCCCGCGGTGCACATGCCGCCTGTCAGCGAGTACCAGAAAGATTGCCTCGGAGAGCAGCTGTACGAGTGCCCGGCCTGCGGGGAGTCGTTCGTGCACAGCTCGTTCCTCTTTGAGCACCAAAAGGTCCACGAGCAGGACCAGTTCTACGGCCACAGGCGGTACGAGCCCTTCATGCAGCCCCTGATTGTCAGCCCGCGGCGGCCACAGGCCCCGCAGAAGAGCGCCCCGGCCGGGGTGGGCCCGCAGTGCCAGGTATGCGGGCAGGACTTCATCCATGCCTCGGTCCTCAGCGAGCACGCCCGGGGCCATGCCGGCGAGGGGCTGCCGGATCAGGGCCAGGGGGGCGCGGGCGCGGCGGGGCCCGGCCCGGCACCCACGGAGCCGCAGCAAGACCCGGGCGAGGAGCAGCGCTACGAGTGTGAGACCTGCGGCGAGTCCTTCCCCAGCCAGGCCGATCTCCAGGAGCACATGCGTGTGCACGAGAAGGGCGAGCCCTACGACTACGGGGCCGCCTTCGTGCACACGTCTTTCCTCACGGAGCCGCCCAAGAGGGACTGGCCCTTCTATGAGTGCAAGGACTGCGGCAAGTCCTTCATCCACAGCACCATCCTCACCAAGCACCAGAAGCTGCACCTGCAGGAGGAGGGCGcggccgccgcggccgccgccacGGCCCAGGAGGCAGAGGCCAACGTCCTCGTCCCCCGGGAAGTCCTGCGCATCCAGGGCTCCAACGTGGAGGCGGCTGAGCCCGAGGTGGAGGCGGCCGAGCCCGAGGTGGAGGCGGCCGAGCCCGAGGTGGAGGCGGCCGAACCCCTCGGGGAGGCCGAGGGCCCGGAGTGGGAGGCCGCGGAGCCGAGCGGCGAGGCGGAGCAGCCCCACGCCGAGGCCGAGCAGCCCGACATGGACGCCGACGAGCCGGACGGCGCGGGCATCGAGGACCCGGAGGAGCGCGCCGAAGAACCCGAGGGCGACGACGACGAGCCGGATGGCGCGGGCATCGAGGACCCCGAGGAGGAGGGCGAGGAGCAAGAGATCCAGGTGGAGGAGCCCTACTACGACTGCGGCGAGTGCGGGGAGACCTTCCCCTCGGGCGCCGCCTACGCCGAGCACCTGACGGCGCACGCCAGCCTCGTCATCCTGGAGCCCGCCGGCCTCTACGGCGAGGGCGCCGGTGGCCCAGAGGGCGGCCGGCCCGACGACGAGCTCTTCAAGTGCGACGTGTGCGGGCAGCTCTTCAGCGACCGCCTGTCCCTGGCCAGGCACCAGAACACCCACACCGGCTGA